In one Nicotiana sylvestris chromosome 8, ASM39365v2, whole genome shotgun sequence genomic region, the following are encoded:
- the LOC104249171 gene encoding receptor protein kinase CLAVATA1-like, whose product MRIFFLMFFFLIRLSFQENLFTSTEKSVLLSLKQHWSNPEIFQSWDLKYSPCSWSGVSCMNGFGRVTQLVLGGNNITGTIPSTICQLKNLTLIDLSNNNIFGTIPVSLMDCSKLQHLDLSNNYLRGQIPGELFRMDRLANLYLKGNMFSGEMPKEISASQLENLDLSRNYLNGSIPEEFGSLKKLVKLDLSHNSLSGSITNQLFQLHHLRHLLLSHNYLSGVIPNAMDLFSLYSMDLSHNQLKGSIPKRFWDLPGLHALDLSYNQLSGDISESIEHLLPSNTLRLCSNKFSGRISAEFVKLTYEDNCFDKSNLCSTSKNSFPDLPSCSSGDKVRKFLREKHLIIIIPAVVVGIAIQSVWIFYMVRKHWWKKDCISMQLVWIFSLIRKPWWKKKQNIEEDLKLISFHKLRVTTEDIMSGLKDENVIGHGGSGKVYRDVIDQTGDTYAVKSIRHDKSSGGKLPKDFLAEVRILGSIRHKNIVKLFCCIFSADKNLLVYEYFEKQSLDKWLHRKRRAASPGQSSTPPLDWQKRLKIAIGAAQGLCYIHHDCTRPIIHRDIKSSNILLDSEFNPKIADFGLAKMLAKHDDDPETASAIAGTFGYIAPEYASTFKVNVKTDIYSFGVVLLELTTGREPILRDEQMNLAQWSQQHFREGNSILEAVDGEIMEATNLEQMTSVFKLGLMCTGALPSGRPSMKEVCYMLQSCRDPKF is encoded by the exons ATGCGAATCTTCTTCCTCATGTTTTTCTTCTTAATTAGACTGTCTTTCCAAGAAAATTTATTTACAAGCACGGAAAAGTCCGTCTTACTAAGTTTGAAACAGCACTGGAGCAATCCAGAGATCTTCCAGTCATGGGATTTGAAATATTCGCCATGTAGTTGGTCAGGAGTGTCATGTATGAATGGCTTTGGCAGAGTCACACAGCTAGTTCTAGGAGGAAATAACATTACTGGAACAATTCCATCAACAATATGTCAGCTCAAGAACCTTACCTTGATTGATCTCTCCAACAACAACATTTTTGGAACTATACCAGTAAGCCTGATGGACTGCTCAAAGCTACAACACCTGGACTTATCCAACAATTATTTGAGAGGCCAGATTCCAGGTGAGTTGTTTAGGATGGATAGATTAGCCAATTTGTATCTTAAAGGTAACATGTTTTCGGGTGAGATGCCAAAAGAAATATCAGCATCCCAACTGGAAAATCTTGATCTTTCTAGGAACTACTTGAACGGCTCGATCCCAGAAGAATTTGGGAGCTTGAAAAAACTTGTGAAATTGGACCTGTCACATAATTCTCTAAGTGGTTCAATTACTAATCAGTTGTTCCAGTTGCATCATTTGCGTCACTTGTTACTGAGTCATAACTACTTATCTGGCGTGATACCTAATGCAATGGACTTGTTTAGTTTGTATAGTATGGATCTTTCTCATAACCAATTGAAAGGTTCTATACCAAAGAGATTTTGGGATTTACCTGGATTGCATGCTTTAGATTTGTCTTATAATCAATTATCAGGAGACATTTCTGAAAGTATAGAACATCTTTTGCCTAGTAATACTTTAAGGCTTTGTTCCAACAAATTCTCAGGGAGAATTTCTGCTGAATTTGTGAAGCTAACATATGAAGACAATTGCTTTGACAAGTCCAACCTTTGTTCTACATCCAAGAACTCCTTCCCTGATTTACCAAGCTGCTCTTCTGGTGATAAGGTTCGAAAGTTTCTGAGAGAAAAACACTTGATTATCATAATTCCTGCTGTAGTTGTTGGAATAGCTATACAGTCAGTATGGATATTTTACATGGTCAGGAAGCATTGGTGGAAAAAAGACTGCATATCGATGCAATTAGTATGGATCTTTTCCTTGATCAGAAAGCCTTGGTGGAAAAAGAAGCAGAACATTGAAGAGGACTTGAAGTTAATTTCATTTCACAAGTTGAGGGTAACTACGGAGGACATTATGTCTGGCTTGAAAGACGAAAATGTGATAGGACATGGAGGATCAGGGAAGGTCTATCGAGATGTGATCGACCAAACAGGCGATACTTATGCTGTTAAAAGTATACGGCATGACAAAAGTTCAGGTGGAAAACTCCCAAAGGATTTTTTAGCAGAAGTTCGAATACTTGGTAGCATTCGACATAAAAACATTGTCAAGCTCTTTTGCTGCATCTTTAGCGCAGACAAAAACCTTCTAGTATATGAATACTTTGAGAAACAAAGCCTGGACAAATGGCTTCACAGAAAGAGAAGAGCAGCCTCACCAGGTCAAAGTAGTACCCCACCCTTGGATTGGCAAAAGAGATTAAAAATAGCCATTGGTGCAGCTCAAGGACTCTGCTATATTCACCATGATTGCACTCGGCCTATCATTCATAGAGACATTAAGTCCAGTAATATCCTTCTAGACTCGGAATTCAATCCAAAAATAGCAGATTTTGGGCTAGCGAAAATGCTAGCAAAGCACGATGATGATCCTGAGACAGCTTCTGCTATTGCTGGAACTTTTGGTTACATTGCCCCTG AGTATGCCTCTACATTCAAAGTGAATGTGAAGACTGATATCTATAGCTTTGGAGTGGTGCTATTAGAATTGACAACGGGGAGAGAACCCATTCTCAGGGACGAACAAATGAATCTAGCACAATGGTCTCAACAGCATTTCAGGGAGGGCAATTCCATTCTTGAGGCGGTTGATGGAGAAATCATGGAAGCAACTAATTTGGAACAAATGACGAGTGTTTTTAAACTAGGACTGATGTGTACTGGTGCATTACCATCTGGTAGGCCGTCAATGAAGGAGGTTTGCTACATGCTTCAAAGCTGCAGAGACCCCAAATTTTGA
- the LOC138875938 gene encoding uncharacterized protein, protein MAEYWYNTSFHIAIKTTPYESLYGRPPSLHLPYLTGESASTEVDNTLLNREIKLQLLQHHLLRAQLIMKQQADNHRSDRNFEVGDWIAKKVGPVAYTLLFLPSVKIHPIVHVSLLKKCYESPTQITYPPTNDIANPNCAEPEAILQRRMIKKGNKAIAQVLVKWTGLPADNATREFFNVLKTRFPHFDPRGQGSSV, encoded by the exons ATGGCTGAGTATTGGTATAATACTTCCTTCCACATTGCCATAAAAACTACACCTTATGAGTCATTGTATGGCAGACCACCATCACTTCATTTACCTTATTTGACAGGAGAATCAGCTTCCACAGAGGTTGATAACACCTTACTCAATAGGGAGATAAAGCTCCAATTATTGCAGCATCATCTATTGAGAGCTCAACTCATAATGAAACAGCAAGCGGACAATCATAGAAGTGAcagaaattttgaagtggggGATTGG ATTGCTAAGAAGGTAGGTCCTGTAGCTTACACCCTCTTGTTTCTACCATCAGTTAAGATACACCCCATTGTACATGTTTCTCTCCTAAAAAAATGCTATGAATCACCTACTCAAATTACCTACCCTCCTACCAATGACATTGCTAATCCTAATTGTGCTGAACCAGAAGCTATTCTACAGAGAAGGATGATTAAGAAAGGAAATAAGGCTATTGCCCAGGTTTTGGTTAAATGGACAGGTTTGCCAGCTGATAATGCTACACGGGAGTTCTTCAATGTCCTGAAGACTAGGTTTCCTCACTTTGATCCTCGTGGTCAAGGATCTTCTGTATGA